In Rosa rugosa chromosome 4, drRosRugo1.1, whole genome shotgun sequence, the genomic stretch AAAATCAATGGAGTTAAGATCTGCGGACCGTAAAGAGCATTTACCTGCACAACCACAGAGAGAGCTCGAATCTAGTGAGGCCAAGTCGTCGAGGCGTGTATGGGATTGTGGCAGCTCGCTGTACGACTCGTTCGAGCTCAACTTGTTCAAACGTGAACTCGACTCGGCCATATCATGCAGAACCATGTCAATGCCTCACCTCTCCGATCGCCGAGCTCCGCTGCCGCAGCAGCCGCCACCCGCGGTAGTTGCCAAGAAACCCTCAAAACTTTCTAGATCACTTAATAAGCTCCTCCGCTCCGTTTTCAAGCCAAAGACAAGTTCAGGTCCCATTTTTAGAGTGCAAGAGCAGTCCAACAAAACTAAGGATGGGTTTTACGTAGTTTACGACAAGTCCGGTGCACTTACGACCATTCCTGAAGTAGTTCCTCATGAATTTAGTGGTTTCTCGCCGGAGATTGGGTCCTTGGTGAGGAGGACAGGGTCGGAGAGGTTCACAAGTACTGCTTCCATAAGTTCTATTGGTATTTCCTGTGCCTAATTAGGTGTAATTATAATTAATATTAAACTTTTGCATTtataaatatgtaattaaaaagGTAATCACTATGTTTATAGAGTATTATTTGGTTTATTTGTTCATATCATCATATGTCAAGGTGTAATTAGTATATCGATGACTTAACTCTAATATTTATCATTGTAATATTCTTAGGGTTTCCAGAACTTTGACAATTTCATTCGTGTACTGTGCCTTGTATCATAGAGTGATCTGGTCATGTGCCCTGGTCAATTTCTTGGTCCGGGGATTAAGGACTGAATATATATTTATCTGTACTTATTTCTAGGTTTCGTTTCTGGTCTTCCatcattttctcattttctgtgATTTGTTATTTGAACACTAACTATCGTATTCAGATTAatgtttaattttcaatttcaaccTCTTCCTTTAACTAGAAGGTGGCTTTTCAACCCAGTAGTTTAGTCCCAACATGGCTGCAAACTTGCAATGTGCATGAAGCTGATTGTACGTATACCGGCAGGATGCATACTGTGACCCTATTATTTGGTCAAATAAGTGCTACATCACTATTATGGTTTAAAATAAGGTTAAATGAGGACGAGGAGACAACTGCAATATGACACCATCCGATGCATGGATTATAacgaaagaaacaaaatttccAACAATGTACcaaagagaaagaaacaaaattataCATCAGGAAACAAAATGGTAGATTGAGTCGTTGAATAATGAGCGTAAGATAGAAAACTGGAATATAACAAACATTAACAAAgaagggagaggatcctctgAGCATTTTATTTTCCTGAGCTGCATGAGTTTTTCAGGAGATTGAGACACATGGCAATATCAAATCTAATGGTCTATAATACATCTAAAATTGTTTCCATCTCTTTGGAGATGTTTCCATCACTTGTAAGTTTTGTCTTCTACCTAATCCCAATCACTCTCTACCCCcttctcctttcttctttctttctcattcTCTGCTGATCTATCATGTTGATCCATTTCTAGAGCCCTATGAGGCTATGACCCATTTTTTTCTCATTCTTCTCTAGAATCAAGTGCGGGTTGTAATAAAGAGATAGTagttttttttagttttattgGTTTTGGTACTTGGGTTTgctttgattttgagaaagatAAACGATAAGTGGAGGTTCAATCAGTTTAGAGACCCTTTGGGGGGTTGTGGATGTGGTGGTTGTGTGGTTTCTGTTTCAGAATCTGAGCTTGTGTTGATCTTTGAATGATGAAGGTAATGGAATTTGAGTTACTGGGTTTTTAGTGTGTTGGATTTGTTGCTTTGGTTATTGGGAAAGTGAATGAAAATGCTTAAAGTTTCTGTCTTTGTTCTGGACCAAATGTGTGCCTTTCTTGATTTTCCTTCCACACCAGTTCCACTTCGGTTCAAAATTATTTTGGTCTTTGTTAAGTTCTTGACTCATCCTTCTGAGATAGATTGAAAATTTCTAGGTTTAATTTCTTTCTTGGTTTTACTGCCATTTTATGAATCTTCCTTTGGGTTTGTTTTCTACTCTTGATTGACAATATTATAGACCGAGATGAACCGAACTGGAAACGGACGGGAGGCATAAACTGCTCTCATATTCTTCATCTGCATAAATTACCCTTTTTTCTAATCAGAAATCATGGAAAGATCTATACGCTTCGGAGGATGATAAAAGGAAAACTAAACAAATCATTACCTACCTATAACATAAGATGAGAAATCAGAGGTGAAATAAAGCAAGATTAGAACTGATATTGAAGTCTGAGAAATACCCAGCTTAATTGGGTTATGAGAGTggagaacagaaagaaaagaacAGAAGAGGGAGAGAAGAAAGAACGTGGAGATAACCAAGACTTTATGATGTAATTAACTGACCCAATTAACGGAATCTAGTTAGTCtagtaatatttttttgggaaaaattcactaacggtgtctggacacttaggggactttcagaatgatacctgaacttagaaagttatcaatgtgatacctggactcattttttcgtatcaacgtgatacctacgaccaatttccgtcacggagctgTTAAATTTTGTcacggaaattggtcgtaggtatgacgttgatacgaaaaaataagtccaggtatcacattgataactttctaagttcaggtatcattctgaaagtcccctaagtgtccagacaccgttggtgaatttttcccaattttgcacgtgcgatgcacgtgagtcacttaatgaagacaaaaggactgATTTACCATCAAATTCtttcttatcttttctttttttctttattcttctttctttctttcttcttcttcttttctggtttcttcttccccagatttgaatcatcaagattcaaatcatcttgctcgttcGATTCCCACTgtcgatcgccgatcaaacaccgccactgcgtctcaatccaccttcatgcaccacagatgtttctggtttccccaacttcaaatcctatagcaaattgaaattgtgcattgaggcttcaccgctcactccgagttcatccccgccgccgccgccaatgatttgaccaccaccactctctttctctcctccgacccccttttatacaccattgatcagaaactcagaccccgccagccctccactctcaaatcacagctccaatcccacccctccaaTCGACGGCCTTGCTAGGTCGATCGTATCTaagccggtcctgcatgtcgtagaattgaatggcggtgtgggcgacgagccggaTGCTGCAGTCCCTgtggcctttggtggtgcaaaccttgctgtggcggtccttccggcCGGTGGCCTTTAGAATGTGGCCTTaagcctccacgatttcgctagcggtggaggaagaagtagtccttatccccaaacccaatcgagaagcagcggaggacgacgttgttgtgcggtggtggaggttgttgtggctcTCCCCCATTTTTCTTCCTGCATATTCGATGGTGGGTTCTCCGAAAGCGGTGGTGTTGGcaaggagagaaagagagaataaagaaaccaaaaaagaagaaaaagaagaaagaaagaaaagaaatgggaaaaaaaaaaaaaggaaaaattcaccaacggtgtctggacacttaggggactttcagaatgatacctgaacttacaaagttatcaatgtgatacctggacttattttttcgtatcaatatgatacctacgaccaatttccgtcacggagccgttaaattttgtcacagaaattggtcgtaggtatgtcgttgatacgaaaaaatgagtccaagtatcacattgataactttgtaagttcaggtatcattctgaaagtctcctaagtgtccagacaccgttggtgaatttttccctattttttttcACAATAATAAGTAAAATCTCAAGTTCAACCTCACTCTCTAACGCGCTTGGCTTTCTCCAGTGTGCCGTCTTGCCTTGTCCGACGGCACGCCCTCGTGGCGGTGTCGTGGGACGGGCCTTTCAAGGTGGATGGGTCGTTTGATGGTCCTCTAGTATGCCCAGTCTGTGT encodes the following:
- the LOC133743773 gene encoding uncharacterized protein LOC133743773, encoding MEVAAVSGDKKHLSSHSPQEFDSRPPRPLLNQRKSMELGVSRGKEPLPSRSRQEFDSRSPRALMDQKKEVEVRASGGGKQNLPSHPRQEFDSRLRPKSMELRSADRKEHLPAQPQRELESSEAKSSRRVWDCGSSLYDSFELNLFKRELDSAISCRTMSMPHLSDRRAPLPQQPPPAVVAKKPSKLSRSLNKLLRSVFKPKTSSGPIFRVQEQSNKTKDGFYVVYDKSGALTTIPEVVPHEFSGFSPEIGSLVRRTGSERFTSTASISSIGISCA